The sequence TGTAGGCAGCGTGTGCCTCGGTCCAGCGCCCGGCATCGCGCGCTCTCCGGCCACGGCGGACATGGTCCTTCACCGCGGCACTGCCGCTCGGCTTCGTCTCCGGTTGGATGCCGTTCGCGCGGGCCGAGCTCGTGACGCCTGTCGCGGCCCCGAGCGCGAGAAAAATCGAGAGGGAATGCGCGATACAACGCATGCCGTCACGGTACTGACGCCGTCCGTTCGGCGTCAACCGGGAGGGATCTGCAAGCTTTGGCCCATTTTGCGAGAAAATGTCACCCGATGCCGCAATGCTGCCGTTGGTCTCAAGGGCCAGCGGGCCTTACCAGCGAGTCGAGGTGCCTCGCATGGCGCGCTTTCTGGTTGACAACGCACCAGTGCAGGACAGCGCAGATGCGGCCGTTCCGCCCTGGGTACCTTCGCCTCCGCCGTCGTGACCGCCCGGATCGAGCTGTCGTCGCTTTTCCAGGAGAGTGAACGAAGTGAGGGTCGACAGAGGTCCATGATTGAACCCGTGCGCGCAGCGTGACTGTATCTTGCAAGGCACGCCACTGCGAAACTGTCGCGATGAAGCAGTAAAGACCCTTGACTTTCGCCTCATGGCCATAAGAATATTCCAAACCTCCCTTGGCGGTCCGGACCCCTCTCCGCCGGGCGCCGCAGTCGGTCGCTGGATCGCGCAAGGGCCGACTCCGAGTGAGGCTACTGTGGGGATTACTTGCCTCTTGCGGCTGCGCGGCCGAGGTGCTCTTGCTTTCTCTGAAGTGATGCCGAACCCCATCACGGGGTATTCGCATGCGAGTGTCTCTTCGACCAACGTCGTGATCGCCAGGCCTGTGGTCGGCGCAGGCACTGCGGGTGCAACCATGATCACCGGGAACATGGGCACGCTCGCCGGAACATTCGAGTTTTGACCGCTGGATCGAGGGGGCCGCAGACGGCTCGATGGGTTCATGAATCCATCTAGAGCAGAAGTTTGAGGCTCAGCCGGTCCATCATGGAGAACCCTTCAATGCGCATCGCTCCCTTGCTTGTCTACTTATCCGCTTCGGTCGCATGCGGCCTGCTGTCGTGCAACGTCGAGCGCACTGTGGGCGAGGACGTCGAAGTCCTGGACTCCTCGTCGAGCAGCGCGTCGTCGAGCAGCAGCTCGAGCGCGTCGTCGAGCAGCAGCTCGAGCGCGTCGTCGAGCAGCAGCTCGGGAACGGGCGGCGGGGCCGGCGGCGCCGGCGGGGCCTCGTCGTCGAGCAGCAGCTCGGTGACGGGCGGCGGAGCCGGCGGCGCCGGCGGGGAGGGTGGGGCCGGCGGCGCACCCGACACGTGCACGACATCCGAACAGCCGGTCTGCAGCAATCAAAGTGGCGACCACTGCGGCTTCTACTATCAACTCTGGAAGGACCAGGGGACCGGATGCCTGACCAACACCGCGGATGGCTTCAGCGTGGAATGGAGCGATATCAACAACTTGCTGGGCCGTAAAGGTCTGAGGCCCGGGTCGGGGAATCAGATCGTGACCTACGAGGCTGACTTTCAGCCGAACGGCAATGCCTACCTGGGTGTCTATGGGTGGACGAAGAGCCCGGCCGTGGAATACTATATCATTGATGGCTGGGGCACCTGGCGTCCCCCTGGCGGATCGGGAGCCATGGGCACCGTCACGAGCGACGGAGGCGTCTATGACATCTACAAGACCCAGCGATCCGAGGTGCTTGCGATCGATGGCATCAATGCACCTTATCAGTTCTGGAGCGTTCGTAAGCAGAAGCGCACGAGCGGAACCATCACCGTCGCCAACCACTTTGACGCATGGCAGAAGCTGGGGATGAACATGGGGAGCTTGAGCGAGGTCTCGATGCTCGTGGAAGGATATCAGAGCAGCGGAAGGGCCGACGTGCGCGTGACCATGAGATGAGCGCCGGGGTTCGAGCGTCGTCTGCCGTGAAGCGTCCGCACCACGGCCACGGAGCGCAGAAGGCCGGCTCGTCCGTACATCTCGAGCCCGGCGACGCCGACGAGCTCGAGGCCGCGCCGCATGACGACGTATGCGGCGGGGAACTGGTCGAGGAGGCCGGTGGTCGGGAGCTCCGATTGGGCAAGGAGCTCCCGAACGACGTCGAGATCGCCTGCCGCAGCAGGGGCGATCTGCGCGTGGCTCATCCTCCCCACCCCTCGGCTGCGATGAGCGTCTCGACGCGTGCCTTCACCTCGTCGCGGATGGCACGGACGCGCTCCAGCGGCTTTCCCTTCGGATCCTCCAGCGGCCAGTCGTCGCGGCGCAGGCCTGGGACCGCCGGACAAGCTTCGCCGCAGCCCATCGTGATCAGCAGATGTGCGTCCGCTGCGAGCGTGTCCGTGAGCTTCTGCGGCGTCGACCCGGACAGGTCGATCCCGACCTGCTGCATCACCTCGCGCACCTCGGGGTGAACGCGCGAGCCAGGCTCGGTGCCGGCGGAGATGGCGCGCGCCTTCGAGGGGTCGACCAGGGCGTTGAACCATGCCGCGGCCATCTGCGATCGGCCCGCATTGTGGATGCAGGCAAAGAGGATCAGCTTCGGTGTGCTTGTCATGCCGTGCGGGCCTCCTCCCGCGGAACGACGACATCGGATGCGCGCTGGGGCAGGCTTGGCACCAGCCAACGGAAGAACCCTGTCGCGGCAGCAGCGCCGGCGATCTGGGCGACGACGAAGCCCAGGGTGTCGATGGGACGGATGCCGGCGAACGTATCGGTCGCGGCGCGTGCGACGGTCACTGCAGGGTTAGCGAATGAAGTTGACGCGGTGAACCAGTACGCGGCGGTGATATACGCGCCCACGGCGAACGGCGCGGCCTCGGAGCGCTGACGGGAGCATCCCCAGATCACCGCAAGCAGACCGAAGGTCGCGACAAACTCGCTGAACCACTGCGAGAGCCCCGTACGGACGTGCGCCGACACGAAGAAGACCGGCAAGTTGAACATCGCATGCGCTGCGGCGACCCCGGCGAACGCGCCGGCGACCTGGGCGAGCACGTACGGCGGCACGTCGCGCCAAGGCAGGCCGCCCTGCGAAGCGTCAGCCACGGTCACCACCGGGTTGAAGTGAGCGCCGGAGATGGGCCCCAGGGTCAGGATGAGGGCGACCAGCGCAGCGCCCGTGGCGATCGCGTTCGCGAGCAGCGCCACGGCGACGTTCCCACCGGCCAGGCCCTCGGCCATGATCCCCGACCCGACCACCGTCGCGAGGAGGAGGGCCGTCCCGAGCGCTTCGGCGACGGCCCTTCGGGTGAGATCAGGGCGCTGCATTGCCGAGCTTCGAGGGCGCGCAGCAGGCAGGTGCGCAGCACGTCGCCTCGCTCGTCGCGGGCTCGCTCTTCGCGGGCTGGCTTCCCATCACGTCCGCGTCACCCTTCACCACGAACACCTCCCACGAGTTGCCGTCGGGATCCTCGATCCAGACCTTGTCCTGCACCGCGTAGCAACACGCGGTGTTCTCCTCCGTGAAGGTCTTGAGCTCAGCCGCCTCGAAGGCGCGCTTGGCTTCGAACACGTCGTCGGGGCCCGCGACCTGGATTCCGAAATGGCTTGCGTTGATGCCCGTGCGCGGCGCCTCTTGCATCGTGAGGTTCAGGGCAGGCGACGCAAGGTCGAACTTGGCGTAGCCAGGGCGACGCTTCGTGGCGCGCACACCGAATGCCTTCTCGTAGAACGCGACCGAGGCATCGACGTTGGATACGTTGAGCGAGACGTGCGGCTTGAGGACATTCATGATGATCGCTCCTTCCAAATTTTTCGAAATAGGCGAGAAAAAATTAGCAGCAGCCCTTGCCGCGCTTGCAGCAGTCCTCCCAGAGGTAGTCGGTGAGCCCGCGAAGCGCCGCGTAATCGGCGCTGTAGAAGTGGAACGTTCCTTCACCGCGCGTCTGCAGGACGCCGGCGTCGACAAGGCGCTTCAGGTGATGGCTCAGCGTGGACGCAGGCATGTGCATGTGCGCCTGGATGTCGCCCGCGGACGCTCCCTCGGCGCCGGCCTGCACCACGAAACGCAAAACTGCGAGGCGCACCGGGTGGCCCAGCGCGGCCAGCTGTTCAGCGTGACGCTCCAGGGTCGACGGCACGCGCTAGTTCTACGGATCTCGTAGGACAGGCGCAAGGCCGTGCTTCCAAAAAAATCGAAGAAGCTGCCAGAGGGTACTTCGCTCGCCCGCGGCTTGCAGCTTCCGCCAGGCGGCGGTGCTCCTCCGTGTCCGGGCAGCGTGTCCGGGCAGCTCGGCACGACGTTTCCCCGGGGAGGAACCTCGGCGACGTGGACCTAGCGCCCGCTCGCGCCGTCGCCCCGCGCCGTCACGGATATCCGCAGCGCGCCGATCCCGCGCGTCTCGGCCGTGGCGCCGGCGATATCGATGACGAGCTCGTCGCCGGACACGATCGGCCCCACGCCCTGGGGCGTCCCCGTCGCGATGACGTCGCCGGGCTCCAGGGTCATCACCCGGCTGATGTACGCGACCAGCTCGGGCACTCCCCAGATCATCTGCGCCGTCAGCCCGTCCTGCCGCACCTGCGAGTTCACGACAGCCCGCACGCGGAGCGCCCCGGGATCGAGCTCCGTCTCGATCCACGGGCCCACAGGGCAGAACGTGTCGAACCCCTTGCCCCGCGTGAACTGCACGTCCTTCCGTTGCAGATCCCGCGCGGTGATGTCGCCAAGGCAGGCGTACCCGAGCACGTGATCCAGCGCGTGCTCCGGTCGCACGTCCCGGGCGCGGCGGCCGATGACCACGCCGAGCTCCGCCTCGTGCTCGACCCGCTGGCTCTCCGGAGGGAGCACGATGGACTGGCCAGGACCGATGAGCGCCGAGGGCGGTTTGAGGAAGAGGAGCGGCTCGACCGGGACGTCGTTGCCCAGCTCCTGGGCGTGCGCCGCGTAATTGCGCCCCACACACACGATCTTCGTGGGGACCACGGGGCAGGCGAGATCGACGTCGGTCCACGCCACGGCCTCCCCCGTGGTCTTGCCGCCGAGCCAGGGCGGCGCGTCCAGGACGAGCGCGGCTGCGCCGTCGAGGCGGGCGAAGAAGGCTGGGCGATCCTGATCCGGAGGCGCGAGGCGAGCGAAGCGCATGGCGCGAGCAAAGCGCGATCTTCGCGTCGCGGCAAGCCTGTGGGACCCACGCAACACGACGCCGAGCGCCTGGCAGCCGTCCGCGCGGAGCTCGTGCGTCGTGGTCGTCGCGCGGCGTCGGCGGTGGGCCGCCGTCACGGAGGAGGCGCCGCGGCGCCCCGACGTCGCGCGACGAGGCGGGCCTCGTGATTCCCCTCCTCGAGCCACCCTTCCTCGTAGCGGACCACCTCGAGCGCCTCGCCGAGGAGCCCCGGGAGCTCGCCGTCGTCGAGCAGCCAGCGCGCGCTCGGGTGCGCGTGTCTCAGCAGGTTCGACCGCGTCGGGTGCACGACGACGAGGAGGCCGCCCGGGGCGAGCTCCGCCGCGCAGGCCGCGAGCCGGCGCTCGAGGAAATAGAAGATCAGGAGGAGGTCCCACGGCCCGGCAGGGAGCGGGTCGCGCTCGACGTCGAGCGCCGCCGTGTGCAGCGCGAGCCCTTCCTTCGCCGCGGCGCTCCGAGCGATGCCGAGCCCGACCTCGGAGATGTCGGCCAGCGTCACGTCGAGCCCGCGCCGCGCGAGCCAGAGGGCGTGACGGCCCGCGCCGCCCGCCAGGTCGAGCGCGCGCCCGCGCCGGGGCAGGAGCGGATCGAGCGCCGTGAGCACGGCGGAGGGCTCCCCCGGATCGCCGCCGCCCTCGCGGTAGCGGGCGTCCCACCTCGTGCGATCGTCGTCCGACACGCTGTCCTCCTGTCCTGTTGGCCGGGCCGGGGCGGACACCGGCGAGCGCCCCTCGCTGGCGCGGAGCGTACCATCACCCGGCGGGGCCGCTTCGGCGCCGGGCGACGGAGGCGGCCGGCCGCCGCTGGACGCGCGGCATGACCTGGCCTAGCACGCCGCCGGTTCGCCATGCCCGAGTGCCTGACCCTGGCCCCGACCCCGGATCCCCGCCGCTTCCGCGCGCCCGACGGCGCGCTGCTCTCGCCGCCCGAAGGCTGGGCGTGCCTGCCCCCGGGCGACGCGGGACTCACCCGCCGGGTGAAGCTCGCGGGCCCATCCTGGATGGTGGTCGAGAAGCGCGGGAGGAAGACGTTCTCCCGGGGCCTCTGGGCGCCCGCCGCCACCATCGAGGCCGCCCGCGCCGCGCTCGAGGCCGAGCGCAGCACGCCTTCGTACGCGAAGAAGCGGGAGGCGGACGCCCGGCGGAGGGAGCGCGACCAGGAGGAGTACGTGCGCGAGTTCGAGGCCGCGGTGGCCGCGTTCCTCCGGTTCTCGCCGCGCTACGCGGCGCTCGCGCGGGCGGTCGCGACCAAGGTGACGCTGCACGCCACGCCGGTCGGCAGCGGCACCGTCGCCCGCACCGAGCGGATCCCGGTCGCCCAGCGCGCCGAGTCGGCCGTGATCGCCTGGATGCGGCACCAGACCACGGCCTACGACTCGATGGCCATCCCGCGCGTGAAGGGGATGCGCCGCGAGGTGCGGCGCGAGCTCGCGCAGATCTCCCGCGCCATCCTCGATCTCCATCGCGGCGACGCGCCGCACGCGGCCGCGTCGTGCCCGCTCTGCGCGGCGCTCTGACGCGCGGGGCGGAGCAGAGCGAGCGCGTTACCCGCCGAGCAGCCCCTCGCCGACCAGCCGCGCGCGCAGCCCCGCGGCCCCGTCGAACACGTGGGCGCGCATCCCGACGGCGGCCGCCGCCTCGCAGTTCTCCGCGCGATCGTCGACGAAGAGGCACTCGCCCGCGTCGACCCCGATGCGCGCCATGAGCCGATCGAAGAACTCGCGCGCCGGCTTGCGCACGCCCAGGTGATGGCTCGAATAGACGCCCTCGAACAGGACGTCGAGCGCGAACGCCTCGCGCACCTCCTCGACCCACACGGGGTAATTGCTCGCCACGAACCGGAGCGCGCGGCCCTCGAGCGACGCGACGATCTCCCGCACGCCGGGCAAGAAGCGATATCCCGCGCGGCGCACCCGGTTGAACGCGTCGAGGTCGAACGAGAACCCCTCCGCGCCTTCACGAAAGAACCGGCGAGCGAACTCGGCCTCATCGATCTCGCCGATCTCGAACGCGGGCCAGCACGTGGGGTCGCGATGCCTCGCAATCTCGGGGGGCGCGCCGCGCGCGGCGGGCGCGGCGGACCGGATCGCCGCGGCGAGCGCCTCCCGGTACGGGTCGTAAAGGACGGTATCCATCAGATCGAAACACACTGCGCGGACCATCAGGCGCGAACCGTAGCACCGGCACGCGCGCGTGTGCGCACACAGGTCACACGAGCGCACAGGCGTGCGGCCACACCGGTGAGTTGCGCTGAGGGCGCCGCGACGTGAGAGCGGCGTGGAAGCGGCCTGTAACAAAGACACAAAATTGATACGAACTTTGAGAAGGCGCATCTCGCAATGCGCTGCGCGATGGCTTATACTGGGTATGGGTGGCGAGTCCTCAGGAGCGTGGTCCGGCGATGCGCCGGCTCCTGAGGACACGTGTGGTTGGTCTGCTTTTCTACCGGCGCGCAGCGCCGGCACTTACTTAAAAAGGAGTCAGGCCATGAGATTGCCTGCTATGGGCATTGCCTTGTTCACGGTCGCCGTGGCCAGCGCGGCGTGCGGCGGCGGCGATGGCGACGAGAATCAGAGTGGCTCGGGCGCCGCGAACAGCTCGGGTAGCGGGAGCGGAGGCGACGACAGCGGCTTCGGTTCAGGAGGTGTGACCTCGGGCAGCGGCTCGGGCTCAGGCAACCCCAGCAGTGGCGCTGGCCCTTCGACCGGCGCCGGCGAGGCGTGCGCCACGCAAACGGCCCAGGCCGGGCTCCAGCCCGTGTACCTGGCAGTCGCGTTCGACGTGTCGGGCAGCATGGGGATGAACGATAGGCCCTCGCACAGCAAGGAGCTCAAGTGGGATCCCGTCGTCGCCGCGACCAAGCAGTTCTTCACGGATCCGGCGTCCGCGGGGCTCACCGCCTCGCTCACGTTCTTCCCCGGCGAGCGGCGGATGTGCGACGCCAGAACCTACGGCGCGCCGGACGTCGAGATGACGCCGCTGCCCTCCGAGGCGTTCGGTAAGGCGATCGACGACGTCACGCCCGCGACCGACGACGACTGGCGCACGAGCACGCCGACGGCGTTCGTTGTCGATGGGACGGTGACCTTCATCGAGCGGCAGCGCCAGGAGAGCCCCGGGAAGTACGCGCTCGTGCTCGTGACCGACGGCTACCCGCAGCGCTGCGGCGGGCAGGCGGACTCCATCGAGGCCGTCGTCGAGCGCGTCGAGGGGGCGCGCCAGGACAACATCCCGACCTACGTGATCGGGGTGGCGAACCCGCCGGAGGACGAGCCGGGGAACGTCGACAACCTGCGCGACATCGCCGCGGCGGGCGGCACGGGGCAGGCCTTCATCATCGAGACCGGCAACCCCGACGCGACCGCGACCGCGTTCAGGGCGGCCATCGACCAGATCCGCGGCGCTGCGGTGACGTGCAACGTCGCGATCCCGGCGGCGCCCGACGGGAGGACGTTCGACAAGCAGCGGGTGCGCGTGACGTACACGAGCGGAGGGGGCCAACCGAAGGCCGTCGCGTACGATCAGGAGTGCGCGAGCGACGACGCCTGGCGCTACGACAATCCATCGAACCCGTCGCAGATCGAGCTCTGCGAGAGCGTGTGTAACGCTATACAGTCCGATCCAGAGGCGTCCCTTGGCGTCGACTTCACCTGCGAGGACGTGATCGACATCCCGCAGTGATCCAGTGATCGGCGGCGGGGGCGCTCCCTGATGCGGGCGCGCCCGCCGCTGGCGTGGCGCGGGGCGCGCAGGCTCGCGTCGCGAGCGCGTCCTTCAGGGCGCGCAGGCGGCCTGTGGGCTGAAGAGCGCCCGGACGAGGCCCCGGTAGTCGTCGTGGGGCACGCCGCCGCGGAGATCGCCGCCGAGCTTGTAATAGTAGCACCGCGAGGGGGCGATCCCGGCGGCCGTGTACGTCGCCACGTCGCTCGGCATGTTGCCGAAGCCGAAGGAGGGCACGATGCCCGTGCGCGCCTTGAGCCATCCGAGCTCGATCGTCTTGTACTTCGCCGCCGCGCCGCCGAACGCGCCGGTGACTCCGATGGTGGTGTGGAGGATGCCCGGCGGGAAGCCCTGCTCTCGCAGCCAGACCCTCGTGCTTCCCACGAGCCACTCGGGGCGCGCGGTCACGTAGAAAAGGTAGATCCCGCTCTCGGCGAGGGCGCGCATCGCGTCCGCCGCGCCGGGGTGGGCGGCCGGCGGGGCGCCGCCGACCAGCTCGCTGACGACCGCCGCCTCGCTCGACGTGAGCGTCCCGTCGACGTCGGTCACGGCTACCTGCGCGCCTGGCGGGAGGACCTCGATGAACAGGTCCGCGCTCGTGGCGTCGCCGGCCACGGCGAGGTGGACGCGGTGCCGGCCGATCTCGAGGCGCCGGCCCGCGGCGAGGTCGATGTAGATGCGCCCGCCGGTGTCCGGGATCCCCTCCGTCGTCGCGTGCGGGTGGTCATCGTCGCTCGTCCGGAAGGTGCCGAGCCGCTCCCAGGCGCCGCTGCAGCCGCGGAGCAGATAGGCCTCGACGTCCTCATCCTCGAGATCGTCGTCCTGCGGCCCGTAAGCGAACTTCGCGATGGCCCACTGCGGCCCGTCGGCGCGCGCGAAGAGGTCGCGCCCGCGGTGGCGCGGCCACCCGGCCGCGACGAGGCGCGAGCGCGTGTGCCTGAACCCGCGCGGCAAGGCCTCCGGCGGCGGCGCGTCGCAGGCCGGACGGGCCGGGCAGGCGCCCGCCCGGGGCCGCGGCGGCGCGGGCGCATCGGGCTGCCGCGGGGCACCGGCGCAGGCGACGAACGAGACGGCGGCGAGGACCAGCGTAGCGAGCGGGGAGGGGCGCAACATGTCCACGTATACCGCGTTGGTCGTGAACGCGGTCGTGGTCGTGAACGCGGTCGTGGTCGTGAACGCGGTCGTGGTCGTGGTCGTGAACGTGGTCGTGAACGCGGTCGTGGTCGTGAACGTGGTCGTGGTCGTGGTCGTGGTCGTGGTCGTGGTCGTGGTCGTGGTCGTCCGCCGGCCGACGTGAATCGTGGGAGTTGAGAGCGGCGATCTCCGGGGGACGTTCACGTTCACGATCTAGCCGTCGACGACCACGACCACGACCACGACCGCGTTCACGACCACGTTGACGACCACGACCACGACCACGACGGTGATCGCTAAGGTTCAGGTCCAGAGGCCCGTCGGCTGCCCAAGGAGCGCGGCGCCGACCTGGCCGAACCAGCCCTCTGCGGCGGCGGCGTGCTGGGAGAAGGTGTGAATGTCCCGGAACCGCCGTTGCAGGGGCGACGCGTTCCGGGCGACTCCGCCTCCGCCCGCCTGATAGCAGGTGTCCACGGCACGGGCCGTCACCTCCGTCACCCACGCCAGGGCGCCCGAGATCCGCGGCGCCACCGCGAGGGCGGCGCCAGGGTTGTTCACGCACGCGGCCCAGAGCTCGTCCCCTATGTCGCGCAGCAGGGCGCGGGCGGCGCGGACGCTCGTCTCGGCGCGGCCGAGGTTCACCTGGAACAGCGGAGAGTCTGCCAGCTGGGCGCGCGCATACAGCCGCTTCTTGCCCGAGCTCGCGAGCGTCACGATGTCGTCGAGCGCCCCCTGGGCGATCCCCACCGCCACCGCTCCCATGTGGAGCGCGAAGTGCAGGACGGGCGCGACGAAGCCCGGCCCGGCCACCGACGGCTGGCCCCGGAAGATATCGAGGGTGTTCGCCTCGGGGCAGAAGGCCCCTTCCAGCGCGATATCGTGGCTGCCCGTGCCGCGCAGGCCGAGCACGGACCAGGTGTCGATGATGCGCGCCTCGCTCGCCGGGAACAGCATGCCCCGCATCTGGGGCGCCTCGCCGGCCGGGCCCATCCGCGGGCGGCCGCCGTCCATGATCACGCAGTTTCCGAACAGCCAGCTGGCGTGCTCGCAGCCGCTCGCGAAGCTCCAGCGCCCGGTGACCCGGTAGCCGCCGTCCGTCGCGTGGGCTTCGCCCTGCGCGTTGAAGCCGCCGCCGATGATCACGTCCGGCCCGCCGGCGTAGATGGCGTCGAAGCGCTCGCGCGGCAGGAGCGCGAAGAGGTGCGGGCTCTCCGAGCCGATCATCACGGTCCAGCCGGTGGCCCCGTCCGCCCGGGCGAGCGCCTCGAGGACGTCCATCCCCGTGCGCAGGTCGACCTCGTGGCCGCCGTGGCTCCTCGGCAGGAACATCCGGAAGCAACCCGCCGCCTTGAGCTGGCCGAGGAGATCCGCCGGGAGGCGCCGCGCCTCCTCGATCTCCGCGCTCCGTGAGGCGATCGCGGGGGCCAGGTCACGGACGGCATGCAGCACCTTCGCGGCGTCTTCGTTCTTCATCGCTCGCTCCTTGACATCGGGGGTTGGCGGACCCTGTGAAGGCCCGTCAAAACGCCTCATCGTACGGCGGTTCAGGAGCTCCGCGCGGACTTTCGGCCCCCCTCCGCCGGGAGCGACGTCATCGCGGGTCGGTCACGCGGCCCATGAACAGCACGGTGCCAGTCGCCACGTCGCGGATCAGGAACACGAACGGGTGATCCGCGCGGAACACCTGGGGCGGCGCCGGGGCTGAGCGTGTCGTCATGACGACCCCCGTGGCCGCGGCGGCTTCGGTCCCTTCCTCGTTGACCTCCACGAACGCCTTGTGGCGCACCTGGGAGATGTAGAGCGGCTCTGCCCTCGTGATCCCGGAGAAGTCGGCCTTCTTCTCGTCGAACGCGAGCGGCATCCCCAGCGCGCTCAGGGTCGCCGACAGCTCGAGCTCGGCGGTCATCTTGAAGCGCGGGAGCGCCACGTCGACCCGCGTCGGCTCGAGCGCCTCCACGTACGCCTTGAGCTGCCCCGCTGCCAGGCGCTGCTCCACCTGCGCCAGCCCGTCCACCTGCGCGGGCAGGACGACGACCATGGCCAGCCGGCGCTCGGGGCTCTGCGCCTCGTACGCGAGCTCCAGCACCGAGGCGTCAGCGGTCTTTCCAAAGCCCGCCAGGAGCGTCTTGCGCATCATCGGCACGGCCGGCGCCGTCCGGGGCTTGACCGTGAACGGCTCGTTCTTGGTGGCCTTCTTGTCGAAGGGCGTCACCCACTTCCCCTTGAAGTAGACCGCGTTCGTCAGGACGAGCCGCGTGAGGCCGGTGATGCTCCCGGCGGGCATCAGGTCCTTGATCTTCCCGTTCGTCTGCTGTTCGACCCATTGATTGATGCGCCCCCGCGCCGGCTCGCTCCCGCCCTTGAAGTCGACGAGCTCGATCCCTGCCCCGTAGTGCTGCTCGGTGGTGCTCTGGAACGCGGGCTCGATCGGCAGCCCGGCCTGGCCCCACAGCCGGTTGGCGATCCGGAGCTCGGGCCCCTTGGGCCCGGTCGCCAGCGCCAGCTCCTTGATGAGCCCGCCGAAGGCGGGATGGAGCGCCTCGGGCGGGAGGGTGAACTCGAGCGTCTTCGCCATCTGAGCCGCTGTCTCGCCGCGGGCGCCGGCGTAGGTCATGGCCAGCGCCGTCGAGATGCTCGCCGGCGAGAAGAAGAGCTTGTCTTTGGTCGCGGCGAGCTTGCCGTAGAGGCGCTGCGCGAACGCGGCGTTCGTGTCGGCGAGCGCCGTAGCCGGCGCCGCAGGATCCGGCTGCTGAGCGTCCGGCGGGGCGGGCTCGCTCGGCCCAGGGGCCGCCGCCCCGGAGGCCGGCTTCGTGCCGGGACAGACGTGCTCCCACCGGCACGCCCCGCCCTCGGCGCGCGCGCACTGCGGGGTGCCGGTGGAGCCATCGTCGCAGACGCGGGCGATCATCGCGAGGGGGCCGCAGTCGGCGGGCTGGCAAGCGGACGCGCTCGGGGCCGGCGCGGCCGGCGGGGCGCCGTCCCGGGCCTGACACCCGAGCCCCAGCAGCGTGCATAACGCGGTCGTGAAGAACGAGATCGGTCTGGCCATGGCGCTGAGGTACCAGCGCGCCAGGCCGGCGGGAAGCTCGACCGGAAGGCGGAGCGAGCGTGTGCTCCCGTCGCGCCGTCAGAAATTGTGGACGAACGTGAACCGGCCGGCGAGCTTCTTCCCGCCGATCTGGCTCTTCTCCTGCGTCTCGTAGCCGAGGTAAAGGAGCAGCTTGTTTCCCGTGCCGTAGTTCAGCCCGAGCACGCCGCCGACCTGCAGGCTGGCGAGGCCGCTCTCGTCGACGTCCACACCGGCGGTCGATGGATCGTCCTCGAGCGTGACCTCGTTGAGGTCGAGCGTGGCCTCGAGGTGCGGGCCGATGCCGAAGTCGTCGATGGGGTAGTAGAGCAGGAAGTCCCGTGTGTAGACGTAGTTCTGGACGCTCTCGTCGAACATGCTGGAGAACGACCCCAGGATCCACGACTCGAAGTAAACGGGCTTCGAGTCGACGAAGGTGAACAGCTGCGGGGCG is a genomic window of Sorangium aterium containing:
- a CDS encoding LNS2 domain-containing protein, which gives rise to MLRPSPLATLVLAAVSFVACAGAPRQPDAPAPPRPRAGACPARPACDAPPPEALPRGFRHTRSRLVAAGWPRHRGRDLFARADGPQWAIAKFAYGPQDDDLEDEDVEAYLLRGCSGAWERLGTFRTSDDDHPHATTEGIPDTGGRIYIDLAAGRRLEIGRHRVHLAVAGDATSADLFIEVLPPGAQVAVTDVDGTLTSSEAAVVSELVGGAPPAAHPGAADAMRALAESGIYLFYVTARPEWLVGSTRVWLREQGFPPGILHTTIGVTGAFGGAAAKYKTIELGWLKARTGIVPSFGFGNMPSDVATYTAAGIAPSRCYYYKLGGDLRGGVPHDDYRGLVRALFSPQAACAP
- a CDS encoding serpin family protein, which gives rise to MARPISFFTTALCTLLGLGCQARDGAPPAAPAPSASACQPADCGPLAMIARVCDDGSTGTPQCARAEGGACRWEHVCPGTKPASGAAAPGPSEPAPPDAQQPDPAAPATALADTNAAFAQRLYGKLAATKDKLFFSPASISTALAMTYAGARGETAAQMAKTLEFTLPPEALHPAFGGLIKELALATGPKGPELRIANRLWGQAGLPIEPAFQSTTEQHYGAGIELVDFKGGSEPARGRINQWVEQQTNGKIKDLMPAGSITGLTRLVLTNAVYFKGKWVTPFDKKATKNEPFTVKPRTAPAVPMMRKTLLAGFGKTADASVLELAYEAQSPERRLAMVVVLPAQVDGLAQVEQRLAAGQLKAYVEALEPTRVDVALPRFKMTAELELSATLSALGMPLAFDEKKADFSGITRAEPLYISQVRHKAFVEVNEEGTEAAAATGVVMTTRSAPAPPQVFRADHPFVFLIRDVATGTVLFMGRVTDPR
- a CDS encoding vWA domain-containing protein gives rise to the protein MRLPAMGIALFTVAVASAACGGGDGDENQSGSGAANSSGSGSGGDDSGFGSGGVTSGSGSGSGNPSSGAGPSTGAGEACATQTAQAGLQPVYLAVAFDVSGSMGMNDRPSHSKELKWDPVVAATKQFFTDPASAGLTASLTFFPGERRMCDARTYGAPDVEMTPLPSEAFGKAIDDVTPATDDDWRTSTPTAFVVDGTVTFIERQRQESPGKYALVLVTDGYPQRCGGQADSIEAVVERVEGARQDNIPTYVIGVANPPEDEPGNVDNLRDIAAAGGTGQAFIIETGNPDATATAFRAAIDQIRGAAVTCNVAIPAAPDGRTFDKQRVRVTYTSGGGQPKAVAYDQECASDDAWRYDNPSNPSQIELCESVCNAIQSDPEASLGVDFTCEDVIDIPQ
- a CDS encoding acyl-CoA dehydrogenase family protein, whose product is MKNEDAAKVLHAVRDLAPAIASRSAEIEEARRLPADLLGQLKAAGCFRMFLPRSHGGHEVDLRTGMDVLEALARADGATGWTVMIGSESPHLFALLPRERFDAIYAGGPDVIIGGGFNAQGEAHATDGGYRVTGRWSFASGCEHASWLFGNCVIMDGGRPRMGPAGEAPQMRGMLFPASEARIIDTWSVLGLRGTGSHDIALEGAFCPEANTLDIFRGQPSVAGPGFVAPVLHFALHMGAVAVGIAQGALDDIVTLASSGKKRLYARAQLADSPLFQVNLGRAETSVRAARALLRDIGDELWAACVNNPGAALAVAPRISGALAWVTEVTARAVDTCYQAGGGGVARNASPLQRRFRDIHTFSQHAAAAEGWFGQVGAALLGQPTGLWT